One genomic window of Clostridioides sp. ES-S-0054-01 includes the following:
- a CDS encoding MerR family transcriptional regulator, with protein MEKQYFTTGEFAKLCGISKQTLIFYDKIGIFSPEYKDKNNYRYYSVYQYDTLDILQSLREIGMSLEEIKEYIQNRSPQLCVKMLREEEKKIREKIRKLRKISSKMQNRINITVEGISKMDSEEIYISKRLEEYLVLSSDLSNMSNNDFMMELIDFTNYCKSKNLYQGYELGVIVSNENIKNGDYLSISSFYLKIDKKIKDKKLYIKPEGMYACIKHIGKYEDSYKSYEKLKKYIYENEYKIIGNSYEESILDFFCESNEDNYMTEISIQVSR; from the coding sequence TTGGAAAAACAGTATTTTACTACAGGTGAATTTGCCAAATTGTGTGGAATATCTAAACAGACATTAATTTTTTATGATAAAATAGGTATTTTTTCTCCTGAATATAAAGATAAAAATAATTATAGATATTACTCTGTTTATCAATATGATACATTAGATATATTACAATCATTAAGAGAAATAGGAATGAGTCTAGAGGAAATAAAAGAGTATATACAAAATAGAAGTCCTCAACTTTGTGTGAAAATGCTTAGAGAAGAAGAAAAAAAGATAAGAGAAAAAATTAGAAAATTAAGAAAGATAAGTTCTAAGATGCAAAATAGAATAAATATAACAGTCGAAGGAATTTCTAAGATGGATAGTGAAGAAATTTATATATCCAAAAGACTTGAAGAATACTTAGTTTTATCAAGCGATTTGAGTAATATGAGTAATAATGATTTTATGATGGAATTAATAGATTTCACCAATTATTGTAAATCAAAAAATTTGTATCAAGGATATGAGTTGGGAGTAATAGTAAGCAATGAAAATATAAAAAATGGAGACTATTTAAGCATATCAAGTTTTTATTTGAAAATAGATAAAAAAATAAAGGATAAAAAGTTATATATAAAGCCAGAGGGAATGTATGCGTGTATAAAGCATATTGGAAAATATGAAGATTCATATAAATCCTATGAAAAACTGAAAAAATATATATATGAGAACGAATATAAAATTATTGGAAATTCATATGAAGAGAGTATACTTGACTTTTTTTGTGAAAGTAATGAAGATAATTATATGACCGAGATTTCAATCCAAGTATCTAGATAA
- the feoB gene encoding ferrous iron transport protein B, giving the protein MGLTHNSTKMSSLKDMFDIDNKEDQFVIALAGNPNTGKSTVFNHLTGLRQHTGNWPGKTVATARGNFKYKNTEYALIDLPGTYSLFALSQEEIVARDFICFGNPDAVIVVCDATCLERNLNLVFQVMELTDKVILCINLIDEARKKGITIDKKLLEDSLGIPVILTAARNGSGMDELLDTLNDVSFDKYKLNNKPVRYSENIENLVKSIQPELDNIMPSINSRWLGLRLIDGDESIFESMSNYIDKDSIDAINKVKKKIPDNINKQKIRDDFTKINYDYAKKLSDECCSNVAKNSTDREEKVDKILTSKIFGLPIMLLLLGTILWITIEGANYPSTLLSNLLLGFEPSISSILNSINCPSWLNDMLVLGLYRTLAWVISVMLPPMAIFFPLFTLLEDFGYLPRVAFNLDHLFKKACAHGKQCLTMCMGFGCNAAGVIGCRIIDSPRERLIAILTNNFVPCNGRFPTLIAISTIFFSSVITSSFVSSIATAFCITLLIILGVIITLLVSYTLSKTLLKGVPSTFTLELPPYRVPQIGRTLYTSIIDRTIFVLGRAVMVAIPAGVITWIFANIYIGDLSILSHIANFLDPLGKLIGLDGFILMAFILGFPANEIVVPILLMAYLTTGSMIELDSFNALGQVLREHGWTYLTALNVMLFSLLHWPCATTLLTIKKETGSLKWTALGFLMPTILAFIVCFLTTTVYNLFI; this is encoded by the coding sequence ATGGGGTTAACACATAACTCAACTAAAATGAGTTCTTTAAAAGACATGTTTGATATAGACAACAAAGAAGACCAGTTTGTAATTGCATTGGCTGGCAATCCAAATACAGGTAAAAGTACTGTATTTAATCATCTTACAGGGCTTAGACAGCATACTGGAAACTGGCCAGGAAAAACTGTAGCTACAGCTCGTGGTAACTTTAAATATAAAAATACCGAATATGCATTAATAGATTTACCAGGAACATATTCTTTATTCGCCTTATCACAAGAAGAAATTGTGGCTCGTGATTTTATATGTTTTGGTAATCCAGATGCAGTAATAGTAGTATGTGATGCTACATGTCTTGAAAGAAATTTAAACTTAGTATTTCAAGTGATGGAACTTACAGATAAAGTTATCTTGTGTATTAATCTAATAGATGAAGCTAGAAAAAAAGGAATTACTATCGATAAAAAACTTCTAGAGGATTCTCTTGGTATTCCAGTTATTTTAACTGCTGCAAGAAATGGTTCTGGTATGGATGAACTATTGGATACTTTAAATGATGTATCTTTTGATAAATATAAATTAAATAATAAACCTGTTAGATATAGTGAAAATATAGAAAATCTAGTAAAATCAATTCAACCAGAATTGGATAATATTATGCCAAGTATAAATTCCAGATGGTTGGGTCTTAGACTTATTGATGGTGATGAAAGTATATTTGAATCTATGAGTAATTATATAGACAAAGATTCAATAGATGCTATTAATAAAGTAAAGAAAAAGATTCCAGATAATATAAATAAACAAAAAATAAGAGATGACTTTACTAAAATTAACTATGATTATGCTAAAAAACTAAGTGATGAGTGTTGTTCTAATGTTGCTAAAAATTCAACAGATAGAGAAGAAAAAGTAGATAAAATATTAACATCTAAAATATTTGGACTTCCAATAATGCTCTTATTATTAGGTACTATATTGTGGATTACTATAGAAGGTGCTAACTATCCATCCACTCTATTGTCTAATTTATTACTCGGATTTGAGCCAAGTATTTCGAGTATATTAAATAGTATTAATTGTCCATCATGGTTAAACGATATGTTGGTTTTAGGATTATATAGAACATTAGCATGGGTAATCTCTGTAATGCTACCTCCTATGGCAATATTCTTCCCTTTATTTACCTTGCTTGAGGATTTTGGATATTTGCCAAGAGTTGCATTTAACTTAGACCATCTATTTAAAAAAGCTTGTGCACATGGAAAACAATGTTTGACTATGTGTATGGGATTTGGATGTAATGCAGCTGGAGTTATTGGTTGTAGAATAATTGATTCTCCAAGGGAAAGACTTATAGCTATACTTACAAACAACTTTGTACCTTGCAATGGTCGTTTTCCTACTTTGATAGCTATATCTACAATATTTTTTAGCTCAGTTATAACTAGTTCTTTTGTATCAAGTATAGCAACTGCATTTTGCATAACTTTACTGATAATTCTAGGTGTTATAATAACGTTGTTAGTTTCTTATACTCTTTCTAAGACGCTATTAAAAGGAGTTCCATCTACATTTACATTAGAACTTCCACCTTATAGAGTTCCTCAAATAGGAAGAACTTTATATACTTCCATAATAGATAGAACAATATTTGTTTTAGGAAGAGCTGTAATGGTAGCCATACCTGCTGGTGTCATAACTTGGATATTTGCAAATATCTATATAGGAGATTTAAGCATATTATCACATATTGCAAACTTTTTAGACCCTTTAGGCAAATTAATTGGTCTTGATGGTTTTATATTGATGGCTTTTATTCTTGGATTCCCAGCAAATGAGATAGTCGTACCTATACTTTTAATGGCTTACCTAACAACTGGTTCTATGATAGAATTAGATAGCTTTAATGCTTTAGGTCAAGTTCTTAGAGAACATGGATGGACTTATTTAACAGCTTTAAATGTTATGCTGTTCAGTTTACTTCACTGGCCTTGTGCGACAACACTTTTAACAATAAAAAAAGAAACTGGAAGTTTAAAATGGACTGCCTTAGGATTCTTAATGCCTACTATACTTGCTTTTATTGTTTGTTTTTTAACAACTACAGTTTACAATTTATTTATATAA
- a CDS encoding ferrous iron transport protein A has translation MKNLNDIQVKKTVKVEDILSSGNLRERMLALGLTRGAVIDVVRKGPKNNLTVYKIRGSKIALRQEESSLILVSDI, from the coding sequence ATGAAAAACCTTAACGATATTCAAGTGAAAAAAACTGTCAAAGTTGAAGATATATTGTCTAGTGGTAATTTAAGAGAAAGAATGTTAGCGCTTGGTCTTACTAGAGGAGCTGTTATAGATGTAGTTAGAAAAGGTCCAAAAAATAATTTAACTGTCTACAAAATCAGAGGTAGTAAGATAGCTCTACGACAAGAAGAAAGTAGCTTAATATTAGTTTCTGACATTTAA
- a CDS encoding GNAT family N-acetyltransferase — MFKIKHFNDLSLDEFYEIAKSRYEVFACEQKIFSLNDYDDIDKNCYHIFLKDNGLICAYARIIPKEYSSYNEVSIGRVLVLSSHRGKGLAKQMMDCAIDFIKVNLHENNITLSAQTYIKNLYLSCGFKEISEVYDEAGIEHIKMRL, encoded by the coding sequence ATGTTTAAAATTAAACACTTTAATGATTTAAGTTTAGATGAATTTTATGAAATAGCAAAATCAAGATATGAGGTATTTGCTTGTGAACAGAAGATATTTTCGTTAAACGATTATGATGATATAGATAAAAACTGTTATCACATATTTTTAAAAGACAATGGATTGATTTGTGCTTATGCTAGAATAATTCCTAAAGAATACAGCTCTTATAATGAGGTCTCTATTGGTAGGGTTTTAGTTCTTTCTAGTCATAGAGGGAAAGGCTTAGCAAAACAAATGATGGATTGTGCTATAGATTTTATAAAGGTTAATTTACACGAAAATAATATAACTTTATCGGCACAAACTTATATAAAGAACCTTTACTTATCTTGTGGTTTTAAAGAAATATCAGAAGTATATGACGAAGCTGGCATTGAACATATTAAAATGAGATTATAG
- a CDS encoding tyrosine--tRNA ligase, whose product MKSIDEQMRIIMKGVDDLIDEKELREKLIKSEKEGKPMIVKLGLDPSAPDIHLGHTVVLRKMKQLQDLGHQIVIIIGDFTGKIGDPTGKSKARKALTTEQVLANAKTYEEQIFKVLDKEKTIVRFNSEWLSKLNFEDVIKLAATITVARMLEREDFKKRYEGQMPISVHEFFYPLMQAYDSIALKADIELGGTDQRFNLLMGRSLQREFGMESQIVIMMPLIEGLDGKEKMSKSLGNYIGIDEEAGIMYQKSMEIPDELIIKYYNLVTDVHPDEVNKIESQLKDGSVNPRDIKMNLAREIVTLYHGEESAREAEERFKSVFQKGQIPEDIQTIQVKEDGFDLIEVLVVNEIVKSKSEVRRLASQGGVKVNGEKVEDLSTIVKESELVIQIGKKKFVKIELVK is encoded by the coding sequence ATGAAATCGATAGACGAGCAAATGCGAATAATTATGAAAGGTGTAGATGATTTAATAGATGAGAAAGAGTTAAGGGAAAAGCTTATTAAATCAGAAAAAGAAGGAAAACCTATGATAGTAAAATTGGGTCTAGACCCAAGTGCTCCAGATATACATTTAGGGCATACGGTAGTTCTTAGAAAGATGAAACAGTTACAAGATTTAGGTCATCAAATAGTAATAATAATTGGAGACTTTACAGGAAAAATTGGAGACCCAACTGGAAAATCTAAGGCTAGAAAAGCTTTAACAACGGAGCAAGTTCTTGCAAATGCAAAAACTTATGAAGAGCAAATTTTTAAAGTTTTAGATAAAGAAAAAACTATTGTAAGATTTAATAGTGAGTGGTTGTCTAAATTAAATTTTGAAGATGTAATAAAATTAGCAGCAACTATTACTGTTGCAAGAATGTTGGAAAGAGAAGATTTTAAAAAGAGATATGAAGGACAAATGCCAATATCAGTACACGAGTTCTTCTACCCATTAATGCAAGCATATGATTCTATAGCATTAAAAGCAGATATAGAGCTTGGTGGAACTGACCAAAGATTCAACTTATTAATGGGAAGATCATTACAAAGAGAATTTGGTATGGAGTCTCAAATAGTAATAATGATGCCTTTAATAGAGGGATTAGATGGAAAAGAAAAAATGAGTAAGAGTTTAGGCAACTATATTGGAATAGATGAAGAAGCGGGTATAATGTACCAAAAATCTATGGAAATTCCTGATGAACTTATAATTAAATACTATAATTTAGTAACTGATGTTCATCCTGATGAAGTTAATAAAATAGAATCTCAGTTAAAAGATGGTTCAGTAAATCCAAGAGATATAAAGATGAACTTAGCAAGAGAAATAGTAACACTATACCATGGAGAAGAATCTGCCAGAGAAGCTGAAGAAAGATTTAAATCTGTATTCCAAAAAGGTCAAATACCTGAGGATATACAAACAATTCAAGTTAAGGAAGATGGATTCGATTTAATCGAGGTGCTGGTTGTTAATGAAATTGTTAAGAGTAAGAGTGAAGTTAGAAGATTAGCTTCTCAAGGCGGAGTAAAGGTAAATGGTGAAAAAGTAGAGGACTTAAGCACTATTGTAAAAGAAAGTGAATTAGTTATTCAAATAGGAAAGAAAAAATTTGTGAAAATTGAGCTAGTAAAATAG
- a CDS encoding polysaccharide deacetylase, whose product MVKKRKNKTIALTIIVVIVIGIFSMAWADMSRKKEMKETQERLKAEKLEKERIEKEKNEPIIGAKKEAAKEYGYDAKIVWDKLSKYDYSNNGEKIVFLTFDDGPSTTNTPQVLDILKRHDIRGTFFIKGDSLERKGANEILKRTFDEGNAIAHHSYTHDYKKLYPGRSLNLDTFVNELNKTDEAMKKVLGKNFSSNVVRCPGGYMSWKNMEPLRNYLKEKNMASIDWNALNADAEGKKKNAQELFEHAKKSSEGKEMVVLLMHDTYGKQETVNALDQIITYFKDNGYQFKTLI is encoded by the coding sequence ATGGTAAAAAAAAGAAAGAATAAAACTATTGCACTTACTATAATTGTTGTAATAGTTATTGGTATTTTTTCTATGGCATGGGCGGATATGTCTAGAAAAAAAGAAATGAAAGAAACTCAGGAAAGACTTAAAGCTGAAAAATTAGAAAAAGAAAGAATTGAAAAAGAAAAAAATGAACCTATTATTGGTGCGAAAAAAGAAGCTGCAAAAGAATATGGATACGATGCAAAAATAGTTTGGGACAAACTTAGCAAATACGACTATTCAAACAATGGAGAAAAGATAGTCTTTCTTACATTTGATGATGGACCATCTACTACTAATACTCCACAAGTCCTAGATATCTTAAAGAGACATGATATTAGAGGAACTTTCTTTATTAAAGGTGATTCTCTTGAAAGAAAAGGAGCTAACGAGATTTTAAAAAGAACATTTGACGAAGGAAATGCAATAGCTCATCACTCTTATACTCATGACTACAAAAAACTATATCCTGGCAGAAGCCTAAATCTTGATACATTCGTAAATGAACTTAACAAAACTGATGAAGCTATGAAAAAAGTTTTAGGAAAGAATTTTTCCTCAAATGTAGTTAGATGCCCAGGCGGGTATATGTCATGGAAAAATATGGAACCTCTCAGAAACTACTTAAAAGAGAAAAACATGGCATCAATTGATTGGAATGCTCTAAATGCTGATGCAGAAGGTAAAAAGAAAAATGCTCAAGAGTTATTTGAACATGCAAAGAAATCTTCTGAAGGGAAAGAAATGGTCGTTCTTTTAATGCATGATACTTATGGAAAACAAGAAACAGTAAATGCATTAGACCAAATTATAACATATTTTAAAGACAATGGTTATCAGTTTAAAACTTTAATATAA
- a CDS encoding DMT family transporter produces the protein MQKNKKEGALLKKYFGEIGLIFISIIWGSGFVATQFALDGGLTPLQIITLRFFLAAIFMNLLFFKQIHANMGKKLLKAGGILGIFLFLAFTVQTIGLMYTTPSKNAFITAANVVIVPFIGFILYKRKLDKIGIISSLVALIGIGILSLEADFSINFGDLLTLICSFGFAFHIFFTSEFAKNNNPIALTAIQFTVAFLMSLVVQTFAGQLKMEAELSGYMGTMYLAVFSTTIGFLFQTICQKKVDGTRTAIILSTEAIFGTIFSIIILKELITVKLVIGSILIFVAVITAETKLSFLKSKKVKLKDSEESSLESV, from the coding sequence TTGCAAAAAAATAAAAAGGAGGGGGCTTTATTGAAAAAATATTTTGGAGAAATAGGACTAATATTTATATCAATTATATGGGGAAGTGGCTTTGTAGCAACCCAATTTGCATTAGACGGTGGGCTTACACCTCTACAAATCATAACTTTAAGATTTTTCTTAGCGGCTATATTTATGAATTTACTGTTTTTTAAACAGATTCATGCTAATATGGGAAAAAAATTATTAAAAGCAGGAGGGATTTTAGGAATATTTTTATTTCTAGCCTTCACAGTACAAACCATTGGACTTATGTACACTACACCATCTAAGAATGCATTTATAACAGCAGCAAATGTTGTAATAGTTCCATTCATAGGATTTATACTTTATAAAAGGAAACTTGATAAGATAGGAATAATAAGTAGTTTAGTAGCTCTTATAGGGATTGGTATACTTTCTTTAGAAGCAGATTTTTCTATTAATTTTGGAGATTTACTAACACTTATATGTTCATTTGGATTTGCATTTCATATATTCTTTACAAGTGAGTTTGCAAAAAATAACAACCCAATAGCATTGACAGCTATTCAATTTACTGTAGCGTTTTTAATGTCTTTAGTAGTTCAAACATTTGCAGGCCAACTAAAGATGGAAGCTGAATTATCTGGTTATATGGGAACTATGTACCTAGCTGTATTTAGTACTACAATAGGATTTTTATTTCAGACTATATGTCAAAAAAAGGTTGATGGAACTAGAACGGCTATAATATTATCCACAGAAGCTATATTTGGTACTATATTTTCTATAATAATTCTAAAGGAACTTATTACAGTAAAATTGGTTATTGGTAGCATCTTAATATTTGTTGCAGTCATAACTGCAGAAACTAAATTATCTTTTTTAAAGAGCAAAAAAGTAAAACTTAAAGACTCAGAAGAGTCTTCGTTGGAAAGTGTTTAA
- a CDS encoding NADH peroxidase, translating into MKKFVCTVCGYIHEGDAAPAQCPVCKVGADKFEEMKGEMVWADEHRIGVAQGVDAEIIEGLRANFTGECTEVGMYLAMSRQADREGYPEVAEAYKRIAFEEAEHAAKFAELLGEVVVADTKENLRVRVDAEYGATDGKLKLAKRAKELGLDAIHDTVHEMCKDEARHGKAFLGLLNRHFGK; encoded by the coding sequence ATGAAAAAATTTGTTTGTACAGTATGTGGATATATACATGAAGGAGATGCTGCACCAGCACAATGTCCAGTATGTAAAGTTGGAGCTGATAAATTCGAAGAAATGAAAGGCGAAATGGTTTGGGCTGACGAGCATAGAATAGGAGTAGCTCAAGGTGTAGATGCAGAGATAATAGAAGGATTAAGAGCTAACTTTACTGGTGAATGTACAGAAGTAGGAATGTACTTAGCAATGAGTAGACAAGCTGATAGAGAAGGTTATCCAGAAGTAGCAGAAGCTTATAAGAGAATAGCTTTTGAAGAAGCTGAGCATGCTGCTAAATTTGCAGAACTTCTTGGAGAAGTTGTAGTTGCAGATACAAAAGAGAACTTAAGAGTTAGAGTTGACGCTGAATATGGTGCGACTGATGGAAAATTAAAATTAGCTAAGAGAGCAAAAGAATTAGGATTAGATGCTATACATGATACAGTACATGAAATGTGTAAAGACGAAGCTAGACATGGTAAAGCATTCTTAGGATTATTAAACAGACATTTTGGAAAATAA
- a CDS encoding DUF362 domain-containing protein: MKSVSVRSCKTYNYEKVRDSIEKNLEDIGGIDKFVKKGSKVLVKPNLLMKKRPEEATTTHPMIVRVVCEKLLELNCDITIADSPGGPYNQSSLKSIYKASGIEGVANDLGIKLNYDVSDVKIHSEKAYVLKYMDIIKPIVDSDYVINLCKLKTHVMATFTGGTKNLYGCIAGLKKAEIHYRFPTEELFCENVLLDICDYVKPTLTIMDGIVGMEGDGPSAGTTREIGVLLASQNPYAIDVVACKIISLLPNRVATIRGAIKRGYIQEDFSDIEILGEDINDLIIKDYKVPNVSKDLRLFSVKLPKFLNEPISKLITPKPVVRFQDCIKCGKCKEACPATTIEIKDKGAIIDLSKCIRCYCCHELCPKKAIDVKRNFVFKYVK; this comes from the coding sequence ATGAAGTCAGTATCTGTTAGGAGTTGTAAAACTTACAATTATGAAAAAGTAAGAGATTCTATTGAAAAAAATTTAGAAGATATTGGAGGAATTGATAAATTTGTTAAAAAAGGGAGTAAAGTACTTGTAAAGCCAAATTTATTGATGAAAAAAAGACCTGAAGAAGCTACAACCACGCATCCTATGATTGTAAGAGTTGTATGTGAAAAGCTTTTAGAGTTAAATTGTGATATTACAATAGCAGATAGCCCTGGTGGTCCATATAATCAAAGTTCTCTTAAAAGTATCTATAAGGCATCTGGAATTGAAGGGGTAGCAAATGATTTGGGTATTAAGTTAAATTATGATGTTTCAGATGTTAAGATACATAGTGAAAAAGCGTATGTTCTCAAATATATGGATATTATTAAACCAATAGTAGATTCAGATTACGTAATAAATCTTTGTAAATTAAAGACTCATGTAATGGCAACTTTTACTGGTGGTACAAAAAACTTATATGGATGTATAGCTGGATTGAAAAAAGCAGAAATACATTACAGATTTCCTACAGAAGAATTGTTTTGTGAAAATGTACTTTTAGATATTTGCGACTATGTAAAGCCGACACTGACAATTATGGATGGGATAGTAGGTATGGAAGGTGATGGACCTTCAGCTGGCACTACTCGAGAAATAGGTGTCTTATTAGCATCACAAAATCCATATGCTATAGATGTTGTTGCATGTAAGATTATAAGTTTACTTCCAAATAGAGTTGCTACAATTAGAGGTGCTATTAAGAGAGGATATATACAAGAAGATTTTTCAGATATTGAGATTTTAGGTGAAGATATAAATGATTTAATTATAAAAGATTACAAGGTTCCAAATGTAAGTAAAGATTTAAGACTGTTTTCCGTAAAACTACCAAAATTTTTAAATGAACCTATTTCAAAGCTTATAACACCAAAGCCTGTGGTTAGATTTCAAGATTGTATAAAATGTGGAAAATGTAAGGAAGCTTGCCCTGCAACTACTATAGAGATAAAGGATAAGGGTGCTATTATAGACTTAAGTAAATGTATAAGATGTTACTGTTGCCATGAACTTTGTCCTAAAAAGGCTATTGATGTCAAACGTAATTTTGTATTTAAGTATGTAAAATAA
- a CDS encoding dihydroorotase, whose amino-acid sequence MILIKNGRVIDPKSQRDENVDLIIKENKIYKIGRFDESDEYEKVIDASGNVVAPGLVDVHVHFRDPGFTYKEDIESGAKSAARGGFTTVICMANTNPIVDNEDTFNYVKEKSKNACINVLQAAAITKGFEGKELVDMETLKKAGVPGFTDDGLPLMDSNLIMEAMIKAKELNVPLSFHEEDPSLVGNPGVNAGKIASELGLKGASSVAEDVMVARDCMLALKTGAKIDIQHISSGVSVDMVRFAKYLGANVVAEASPHHFTLTEEDVLEFGTNAKMNPPLRSKWDRDKIIEGLNDGTIEIIATDHAPHSKEEKDREFIKAPSGIIGLETSLSLGITNLVHKNHLSMMQLIEKMSTNPAKLYNLNIGFIEEGAVADIVIFNPEEEWTVESFASKADNSPFKGKSLYGKVNYTICNGEIVYNA is encoded by the coding sequence ATGATTTTAATTAAAAATGGTAGAGTAATAGACCCTAAAAGTCAGAGAGATGAGAATGTTGACTTAATTATAAAAGAAAATAAAATTTATAAGATAGGTAGGTTTGATGAAAGTGATGAATATGAAAAAGTAATAGATGCTAGTGGTAATGTAGTTGCGCCAGGTTTAGTAGATGTACATGTACACTTTAGAGACCCTGGATTTACATATAAAGAAGATATAGAAAGTGGGGCTAAATCTGCCGCTAGAGGTGGATTTACAACTGTTATATGTATGGCAAATACTAATCCTATTGTAGATAATGAAGATACTTTTAATTATGTTAAAGAAAAGTCAAAAAATGCATGTATAAATGTTTTACAAGCAGCTGCTATAACTAAAGGTTTTGAAGGGAAAGAGTTAGTTGATATGGAAACTCTTAAAAAAGCTGGTGTACCAGGATTTACTGATGATGGATTACCTTTAATGGATAGCAATCTAATTATGGAGGCAATGATTAAGGCAAAAGAGCTGAATGTACCACTTAGTTTTCATGAAGAAGACCCTTCTTTAGTTGGAAATCCAGGTGTGAATGCAGGGAAGATAGCTTCAGAGCTAGGATTAAAAGGTGCATCAAGTGTTGCAGAAGATGTTATGGTAGCTAGAGATTGTATGTTGGCACTAAAGACTGGTGCTAAGATTGATATACAACATATAAGTTCAGGTGTGTCTGTTGATATGGTTAGATTTGCAAAATATCTAGGTGCAAATGTAGTTGCAGAGGCTTCACCACATCACTTTACACTGACTGAGGAAGATGTATTAGAGTTTGGAACAAATGCAAAAATGAATCCACCCCTAAGAAGTAAGTGGGATAGAGATAAGATTATAGAGGGATTAAATGATGGCACTATTGAAATAATAGCAACAGACCATGCACCACATAGTAAAGAAGAAAAAGACAGAGAATTCATCAAAGCTCCAAGTGGCATTATTGGGCTTGAGACTTCTTTATCTCTTGGAATAACAAACTTAGTGCATAAAAACCATCTTAGCATGATGCAGTTAATAGAAAAAATGTCTACAAACCCTGCGAAACTATACAATTTAAATATTGGCTTTATAGAAGAAGGGGCAGTAGCAGATATTGTTATATTCAACCCTGAAGAAGAGTGGACAGTTGAAAGCTTTGCTTCTAAAGCTGATAATTCACCATTTAAAGGGAAGTCTCTATATGGTAAGGTTAATTATACAATATGTAATGGAGAGATTGTATATAACGCTTAA